A part of Olleya sp. Bg11-27 genomic DNA contains:
- a CDS encoding cytochrome-c peroxidase, whose product MKKVSLIIIGLVALFSCSKSTEQENYVPIPLQLELPSNFPDIAYNLDNNPITEAGFELGKKLFYEGKLSSNGAIACAFCHEQAFAFTHHGHTLSHGVNGGIGLRNAQPMQNLAYQTSFMWDGAATHLDLQPIIPLTSELEMGETLSNVIVKLQQDSYYQEQFEKAFDDGEINSENMLKALSQFMLMMVSSNSKYDKYVRNEDNVTLTTMELDGLNTFQNKCAGCHSSDLFTDQTFRNNGLPINPLLEDKGRFNILEDPSDLYKFKVPSLRNVEVSYPYMHDGRFSTLEVVLDFYDANAVDNGNVDPALLRPDGTYGISLTDYEKESLITFLKTLTDTQFLEDERFAEY is encoded by the coding sequence ATGAAAAAAGTAAGCCTTATTATAATAGGCTTGGTAGCCCTGTTTTCTTGTTCTAAAAGTACAGAACAGGAGAACTATGTGCCAATACCTTTACAGTTAGAATTACCATCTAATTTTCCAGACATCGCTTATAATTTGGATAATAATCCAATTACAGAAGCCGGTTTTGAGCTGGGGAAAAAGTTGTTTTACGAAGGGAAATTGTCTTCTAACGGTGCTATTGCTTGTGCTTTTTGCCATGAGCAAGCATTTGCTTTTACGCATCATGGACATACATTAAGTCATGGTGTTAATGGTGGTATCGGACTTAGAAATGCACAACCTATGCAAAATTTAGCATATCAAACCTCTTTTATGTGGGATGGTGCTGCCACACATCTAGATTTACAACCTATTATACCGTTAACTAGTGAACTAGAAATGGGGGAAACGTTAAGTAATGTTATTGTCAAGTTGCAACAGGATAGTTATTATCAAGAGCAATTTGAAAAAGCCTTTGACGATGGCGAAATTAATAGCGAAAACATGCTAAAAGCCTTATCACAGTTTATGTTAATGATGGTGTCTTCCAACTCTAAATACGATAAATATGTTAGAAACGAAGATAATGTAACCTTAACAACTATGGAGCTTGATGGTTTAAATACATTTCAGAATAAATGCGCTGGATGTCACAGCTCAGATTTATTTACCGACCAAACATTTAGAAATAATGGGTTACCTATAAATCCATTATTAGAGGATAAAGGGCGTTTTAATATACTGGAAGATCCAAGTGATTTATACAAATTTAAAGTGCCAAGTCTGCGTAATGTAGAGGTGTCGTATCCATATATGCATGATGGGCGATTTTCCACATTAGAAGTTGTTTTAGATTTTTACGATGCTAATGCTGTGGATAACGGAAATGTAGATCCAGCATTATTAAGACCCGATGGTACTTATGGTATTTCACTTACAGATTACGAAAAAGAAAGTTTAATTACGTTCTTAAAAACACTAACAGATACTCAATTTTTAGAAGATGAGCGCTTTGCAGAATATTAA
- a CDS encoding MbnP family protein, whose translation MKLFKYTFALLACAVITACSSDDDSASDDLSGQSGPLILKYDNGVGDQDFIFGTSYSKSNSESFKLDNLKYIISNVRFTDTNGNIFEYPAEENVFIIDESEGNNAGEIWVTLDNVDAADYVSVTFGIGIDQDRFALGAEGQGDFLDLADAEGMMWSWASGYKFIRLDGTYSTSTMTDQPLNVHMGSVGTSLDNYREVTLSFPNTVLVRTDKSPEVHIKADIAKVFDGSTAVNFADGYDQVHTDANETPVIATNISTMFEVHHVHND comes from the coding sequence ATGAAATTATTCAAATATACATTTGCGCTATTAGCGTGCGCAGTAATTACAGCATGTTCATCAGACGATGATTCAGCTTCAGACGATTTATCTGGTCAATCAGGACCACTTATTTTAAAATATGATAATGGTGTCGGTGACCAGGATTTTATCTTTGGGACGTCTTACAGTAAATCTAATTCGGAGTCATTTAAATTGGATAATCTAAAATATATTATTAGTAATGTTAGGTTTACGGATACAAATGGAAATATTTTTGAATATCCTGCAGAAGAGAATGTCTTTATTATTGATGAATCAGAAGGTAATAACGCCGGAGAGATTTGGGTGACATTAGACAATGTGGATGCTGCAGATTATGTCTCTGTTACTTTTGGTATTGGAATTGATCAAGATCGATTTGCTTTAGGAGCAGAAGGTCAAGGTGACTTTTTAGATTTAGCAGATGCTGAAGGTATGATGTGGAGTTGGGCTTCGGGTTATAAATTTATCCGATTAGATGGGACTTATTCTACAAGTACAATGACCGATCAACCTTTAAATGTACATATGGGTAGCGTTGGAACATCTTTAGATAATTATAGAGAGGTCACATTAAGCTTTCCTAATACAGTACTAGTAAGAACAGATAAGTCTCCAGAAGTACATATTAAAGCTGATATCGCTAAAGTATTTGATGGTAGTACTGCTGTAAACTTTGCAGATGGTTATGATCAAGTGCATACAGATGCTAATGAGACACCAGTAATCGCAACAAACATATCTACTATGTTTGAAGTACATCACGTACATAACGATTAA